In Deltaproteobacteria bacterium, one genomic interval encodes:
- a CDS encoding transporter substrate-binding domain-containing protein — MMKKRMTLLSTALLMLLMFCLAGPAAADDVNKQLAKSSIIDKVMRKGTLRVGLSTFVPWAMQDKKGEWIGFEVDVARKLAEDMGVKIEFVPTKWEGLIPSLMTGKFDLIIAGMTGTPQRALKINFTQPYDYNGMNVVAYKKMAEGVTRYMDLDKEGNTILARLGTTGASLAKETYKKAKVRLFPDEGPMVQELLNGKATAILATAPLPAQLAAKHPDTLLFLDENLMQQPICMGVPKGDPDTIAYLNNWIVYQRNMGFIKKKTDYWWKSVAWEALLQ, encoded by the coding sequence ATGATGAAAAAGAGAATGACGCTCCTGTCCACCGCCCTTTTGATGCTTCTGATGTTTTGTCTGGCAGGACCTGCCGCCGCCGACGACGTCAACAAACAGCTGGCCAAATCCAGCATCATCGACAAAGTGATGCGCAAGGGAACCCTCAGGGTGGGCCTCTCTACCTTCGTTCCCTGGGCCATGCAGGATAAAAAAGGGGAGTGGATCGGCTTCGAAGTCGATGTTGCCCGCAAACTGGCCGAAGACATGGGGGTCAAAATCGAATTCGTACCGACCAAGTGGGAAGGGTTGATTCCGTCGCTTATGACCGGCAAGTTCGACCTGATTATCGCCGGCATGACCGGAACGCCCCAACGAGCCCTTAAAATCAACTTCACGCAACCCTACGATTACAATGGAATGAATGTGGTGGCCTATAAAAAAATGGCCGAGGGCGTCACCCGCTATATGGATCTCGACAAGGAGGGCAATACGATTCTGGCGCGCCTGGGAACCACAGGGGCTTCCCTGGCCAAGGAAACCTATAAGAAGGCCAAAGTGCGCCTCTTTCCCGACGAAGGCCCCATGGTGCAGGAGCTCTTAAACGGCAAAGCCACCGCTATTCTGGCAACGGCGCCTCTGCCCGCCCAGCTGGCCGCCAAGCATCCGGATACCCTTCTGTTTCTGGATGAGAACCTGATGCAGCAGCCCATCTGCATGGGGGTACCCAAAGGTGACCCGGACACCATCGCCTACCTGAACAACTGGATCGTCTACCAGCGCAACATGGGATTCATTAAAAAGAAGACCGACTATTGGTGGAAAAGCGTGGCCTGGGAAGCGTTATTGCAATAA
- a CDS encoding amino acid ABC transporter permease translates to MISTVYQFCKRSHLLDIAAYLALLFGCIFILFKGAEDQGYYWQWYRIPKYLYVFEDGRFITGPILEGLKVTLDITWISLILTYVIGLVTALMRLSNSLLAKAVARTYLEIARNTPLLVQIFFMYFVIAPILDIDRFAAAVLALSFFEGSYASEIYRAGIVSIDRGQWEAAHSLGMNVYQGYRYIILPQAIRRILPPLTSQAVSLIKDSSLVSVIAVYEMTMCANEIASETFLVFEVFFTIAAIYLTLALILSRVVAYFEKH, encoded by the coding sequence ATGATTAGCACTGTTTACCAGTTCTGCAAACGCAGCCATCTTCTGGACATTGCGGCCTATTTGGCCCTGCTATTCGGTTGTATTTTCATCCTTTTTAAAGGCGCCGAAGACCAGGGATACTACTGGCAGTGGTACCGCATCCCCAAATACCTGTATGTTTTCGAAGACGGCCGCTTCATCACTGGTCCCATTTTAGAGGGCCTCAAGGTCACCCTGGACATCACCTGGATCAGCCTCATCCTTACCTATGTCATCGGCTTGGTGACCGCCCTGATGCGTTTGTCCAACTCCCTTCTGGCAAAAGCTGTCGCCCGCACCTATCTTGAAATCGCCCGCAACACGCCTTTGCTGGTGCAGATATTTTTCATGTATTTCGTCATCGCGCCTATTCTGGACATCGATCGCTTTGCCGCCGCAGTTCTGGCCTTGAGCTTCTTCGAAGGGTCCTATGCCTCGGAGATTTACCGGGCCGGCATCGTCAGCATTGACAGGGGGCAGTGGGAAGCCGCCCACAGCCTGGGCATGAATGTCTACCAGGGCTATCGCTACATCATCCTGCCCCAGGCCATCAGGCGCATCCTGCCGCCTCTGACCAGCCAGGCGGTTTCCCTGATCAAGGATTCATCCCTGGTGAGCGTCATCGCTGTTTACGAAATGACCATGTGCGCCAACGAAATCGCTTCGGAAACGTTTCTGGTGTTTGAAGTTTTCTTTACCATAGCGGCGATCTATTTGACATTGGCCCTCATCCTGTCACGGGTAGTCGCCTATTTTGAAAAACATTAA
- the ftcD gene encoding glutamate formimidoyltransferase, giving the protein MKQIVECVPNFSEGRDQAVIEAIARAIRETKGCRLLDVDPGASTNRTVYTFVGDPESVAAGAMNAAMVARERIDMAKHTGGHPRFGAMDVCPFVPVANISMQACIALAEAFGRRLGEALGVPVFLYEHAAKADFRRKLPDVRRGEYEGLAERFKDPAWEPDFGPAEFVPAWGATAVGARNFLIAYNVNIMGTSNQAHRIALNLREAGRGPDMPGRLKKVKGMGWFVDEYNMAQVTVNLNDYRVTALHELFEAVKAEAVKLKVGVAGSEIVGVVPLEAILMAADYYIEKEDLFIFEEDQKVRLAIERLGLNAVAAFNPRERIIDYIVADPPSAPLAGMDLRGFIEEVAARSTAPGGGSVSAQLAAVGVGLGAMAAKLTYGVRKFEDLDAKMRAIIPPLHRISRALIPLIDADTDAFSDYMVALRMPKQTKVEQRARRQAMQAGLKTAIRVPLETMRLGDEAWEGMVAIAQYGNPACKSDIRVGARALETGIWGAWQNVLTNMETLEDEGFRAATLEEAEKIAGRAKENCERVLEILERR; this is encoded by the coding sequence ATGAAGCAGATCGTAGAATGTGTGCCCAATTTTTCAGAGGGTCGCGACCAGGCGGTGATTGAGGCCATTGCCCGGGCGATTCGCGAAACCAAGGGATGCCGGCTACTGGATGTGGACCCCGGAGCCAGCACAAACCGGACGGTTTACACGTTTGTCGGGGATCCCGAGTCGGTTGCCGCGGGGGCCATGAATGCGGCTATGGTGGCCAGAGAGCGTATCGACATGGCCAAACACACCGGCGGACACCCGCGCTTCGGTGCCATGGATGTCTGTCCCTTTGTTCCCGTTGCCAACATCAGCATGCAGGCCTGCATTGCCCTGGCAGAGGCTTTCGGACGGCGTTTGGGGGAAGCGCTCGGTGTCCCCGTGTTTCTGTACGAGCATGCCGCCAAAGCGGATTTTCGACGCAAGCTGCCCGATGTTCGCCGGGGCGAATATGAAGGCCTGGCCGAACGGTTCAAAGACCCGGCGTGGGAACCGGATTTCGGACCGGCCGAATTCGTGCCGGCATGGGGTGCCACGGCCGTGGGCGCCCGGAATTTCCTGATCGCCTACAATGTGAACATCATGGGCACATCCAACCAGGCTCACCGTATCGCTCTCAATTTGCGCGAGGCGGGACGCGGTCCGGACATGCCCGGGCGGCTCAAAAAGGTCAAGGGTATGGGCTGGTTCGTGGACGAGTACAACATGGCGCAGGTGACCGTGAACCTCAACGACTACCGGGTGACCGCCCTTCATGAACTCTTCGAAGCGGTGAAGGCGGAGGCGGTCAAACTGAAGGTCGGGGTGGCGGGTTCGGAAATTGTGGGAGTGGTGCCCCTGGAGGCCATCCTCATGGCCGCCGATTACTATATTGAAAAAGAGGATTTGTTTATCTTCGAAGAAGACCAGAAGGTCCGCCTGGCCATCGAAAGGCTGGGTCTCAACGCCGTTGCCGCCTTCAATCCCCGGGAACGGATCATCGATTACATCGTGGCCGACCCCCCGAGCGCACCTCTTGCCGGCATGGACCTGCGTGGTTTCATCGAGGAGGTTGCTGCACGTTCAACAGCTCCGGGGGGCGGATCGGTGTCGGCCCAGCTGGCCGCCGTGGGCGTCGGCCTGGGGGCCATGGCGGCCAAACTGACTTATGGCGTCCGCAAGTTCGAGGACCTGGACGCGAAGATGCGGGCCATCATCCCTCCCCTGCACCGCATCAGCCGGGCACTGATTCCGCTCATCGATGCGGATACCGACGCCTTTAGCGATTATATGGTGGCACTGAGGATGCCCAAACAGACGAAAGTGGAGCAACGGGCACGCCGCCAGGCCATGCAGGCCGGCTTGAAAACAGCCATCCGGGTACCGCTGGAGACCATGCGCCTGGGGGATGAGGCCTGGGAGGGTATGGTGGCGATCGCGCAATACGGCAATCCGGCCTGCAAATCGGATATCCGGGTGGGTGCCCGGGCCCTGGAGACGGGTATTTGGGGTGCCTG